A portion of the Macaca mulatta isolate MMU2019108-1 chromosome 4, T2T-MMU8v2.0, whole genome shotgun sequence genome contains these proteins:
- the TFEB gene encoding transcription factor EB isoform X2, with amino-acid sequence MASRIGLRMQLMREQAQQEEQRERMQQQAVMHYMQQQQQQQQQQLGGPPTPAINTPVHFQSPPPVPGEVLKVQSYLENPTSYHLQQSQHQKVREYLSETYGNKFAAHISPAQGSPKPPPAASPGVRAGHVLSSSAGNSAPNSPMAMLHIGSNPEREFDDVIDNIMRLDDVLGYINPEMQMPNTLPLSSSHLNVYSSDPQVTASLVGVTSSSCPADLTQKRELTDAESRALAKERQKKDNHNLIERRRRFNINDRIKELGMLIPKANDLDVRWNKGTILKASVDYIRRMQKDLQKSRELENHSRRLEMTNKQLWLRIQELEMQARVHGLPTTSPSGMNMAELAQQVVKQELPSEEGPGEALMLGAEVPDPEPLPALPPQAPLPLPTQPPSPFHHLDFSHSLSFGGREDEGPPGYPEPLAPEHGSPFPSLSKKDLDLMLLDDSLLPLASDPLLSTMSPEASKASSRRSSFSMEEGDVL; translated from the exons ATGGCATCACGCATAGGGCTGCGCATGCAGCTCATGCGGGAACAGGCACAGCAGGAGGAGCAGCGGGAGCGCATGCAGCAGCAGGCTGTCATGCATTacatgcagcagcagcagcagcagcaacagcagcagctcGGGGGGCCGCCCACCCCGGCCATCAACACCCCCGTCCACTTCCAGTCGCCACCACCTGTGCCTGGGGAGGTGTTGAAG GTGCAGTCCTACCTGGAGAATCCCACATCCTACCATCTGCAGCAGTCGCAGCATCAGAAGGTGCGGGAGTACCTGTCCGAGACCTACGGGAACAAGTTTGCCGCCCACATCAGCCCGGCCCAGGGCTCTCCGAAGCCCCCACCAGCTGCCTCCCCAGGAGTGCGAGCTGGACACGTGCTGTCCTCCTCCGCTGGCAACAGTGCTCCCAATAGCCCCATGGCCATGCTGCACATTGGCTCCAACCCTGAGAGGGAG tttGATGATGTCATTGACAACATTATGCGTCTGGACGATGTCCTTGGCTACATCAATCCTGAAATGCAGATGCCCAACACG ctACCCCTGTCCAGCAGCCACCTGAATGTGTACAGCAGCGACCCCCAGGTCACAGCCTCCCTGGTGGGTGTCACCAGCAGCTCCTGCCCTGCGGACCTGACCCAGAAGCGAGAGCTCACAG ATGCTGAGAGCAGGGCCCTGGCCAAGGAGCGGCAGAAGAAAGACAATCACAACTTAA TTGAAAGGAGACGAAGGTTCAACATCAACGACCGCATCAAGGAGTTGGGAATGCTGATCCCCAAGGCCAATGACCT GGACGTGCGCTGGAACAAGGGCACCATCCTCAAGGCCTCTGTGGATTACATCCGGAGGATGCAGAAGGACCTGCAGAAGTCCAGGGAGCTGGAGAACCACTCTCGCCGCCTGGAGATGACCAACAAGCAACTCTGGCTCCGTATCCAG GAGCTGGAGATGCAGGCTCGAGTGCACGGCCTCCCTACCACCTCCCCGTCCGGCATGAACATGGCTGAGCTGGCCCAGCAGGTGGTGAAGCAGGAGCTGCCTAGCGAAGAGGGCCCAGGGGAGGCCCTGATGCTGGGGGCTGAGGTCCCTGACCCTGAGCCACTGCCAGCTCTGCCCCCACAAGCCCCACTGCCCCTGCCCACCCAGCCACCATCCCCATTCCATCACCTGGACTTCAGCCACAGCCTGAGCTTTGGGGGCAGGGAGGACGAGGGTCCCCCGGGCTACCCCGAACCCCTGGCGCCAGAGCATGGCTCCCCATTCCCCAGCCTGTCCAAGAAGGATCTGGACCTCATGCTCCTGGATGATTCACTGCTACCGCTGGCCTCTGATCCACTTCTGTCCACCATGTCCCCCGAGGCCTCCAAGGCCAGCAGCCGCCGGAGCAGCTTCAGCATGGAGGAGGGCGATGTGCTGTGA
- the TFEB gene encoding transcription factor EB isoform X1 yields MTASSGWEPAPAATMASRIGLRMQLMREQAQQEEQRERMQQQAVMHYMQQQQQQQQQQLGGPPTPAINTPVHFQSPPPVPGEVLKVQSYLENPTSYHLQQSQHQKVREYLSETYGNKFAAHISPAQGSPKPPPAASPGVRAGHVLSSSAGNSAPNSPMAMLHIGSNPEREFDDVIDNIMRLDDVLGYINPEMQMPNTLPLSSSHLNVYSSDPQVTASLVGVTSSSCPADLTQKRELTDAESRALAKERQKKDNHNLIERRRRFNINDRIKELGMLIPKANDLDVRWNKGTILKASVDYIRRMQKDLQKSRELENHSRRLEMTNKQLWLRIQELEMQARVHGLPTTSPSGMNMAELAQQVVKQELPSEEGPGEALMLGAEVPDPEPLPALPPQAPLPLPTQPPSPFHHLDFSHSLSFGGREDEGPPGYPEPLAPEHGSPFPSLSKKDLDLMLLDDSLLPLASDPLLSTMSPEASKASSRRSSFSMEEGDVL; encoded by the exons GGAGCCAGCGCCGGCAGCCACCATGGCATCACGCATAGGGCTGCGCATGCAGCTCATGCGGGAACAGGCACAGCAGGAGGAGCAGCGGGAGCGCATGCAGCAGCAGGCTGTCATGCATTacatgcagcagcagcagcagcagcaacagcagcagctcGGGGGGCCGCCCACCCCGGCCATCAACACCCCCGTCCACTTCCAGTCGCCACCACCTGTGCCTGGGGAGGTGTTGAAG GTGCAGTCCTACCTGGAGAATCCCACATCCTACCATCTGCAGCAGTCGCAGCATCAGAAGGTGCGGGAGTACCTGTCCGAGACCTACGGGAACAAGTTTGCCGCCCACATCAGCCCGGCCCAGGGCTCTCCGAAGCCCCCACCAGCTGCCTCCCCAGGAGTGCGAGCTGGACACGTGCTGTCCTCCTCCGCTGGCAACAGTGCTCCCAATAGCCCCATGGCCATGCTGCACATTGGCTCCAACCCTGAGAGGGAG tttGATGATGTCATTGACAACATTATGCGTCTGGACGATGTCCTTGGCTACATCAATCCTGAAATGCAGATGCCCAACACG ctACCCCTGTCCAGCAGCCACCTGAATGTGTACAGCAGCGACCCCCAGGTCACAGCCTCCCTGGTGGGTGTCACCAGCAGCTCCTGCCCTGCGGACCTGACCCAGAAGCGAGAGCTCACAG ATGCTGAGAGCAGGGCCCTGGCCAAGGAGCGGCAGAAGAAAGACAATCACAACTTAA TTGAAAGGAGACGAAGGTTCAACATCAACGACCGCATCAAGGAGTTGGGAATGCTGATCCCCAAGGCCAATGACCT GGACGTGCGCTGGAACAAGGGCACCATCCTCAAGGCCTCTGTGGATTACATCCGGAGGATGCAGAAGGACCTGCAGAAGTCCAGGGAGCTGGAGAACCACTCTCGCCGCCTGGAGATGACCAACAAGCAACTCTGGCTCCGTATCCAG GAGCTGGAGATGCAGGCTCGAGTGCACGGCCTCCCTACCACCTCCCCGTCCGGCATGAACATGGCTGAGCTGGCCCAGCAGGTGGTGAAGCAGGAGCTGCCTAGCGAAGAGGGCCCAGGGGAGGCCCTGATGCTGGGGGCTGAGGTCCCTGACCCTGAGCCACTGCCAGCTCTGCCCCCACAAGCCCCACTGCCCCTGCCCACCCAGCCACCATCCCCATTCCATCACCTGGACTTCAGCCACAGCCTGAGCTTTGGGGGCAGGGAGGACGAGGGTCCCCCGGGCTACCCCGAACCCCTGGCGCCAGAGCATGGCTCCCCATTCCCCAGCCTGTCCAAGAAGGATCTGGACCTCATGCTCCTGGATGATTCACTGCTACCGCTGGCCTCTGATCCACTTCTGTCCACCATGTCCCCCGAGGCCTCCAAGGCCAGCAGCCGCCGGAGCAGCTTCAGCATGGAGGAGGGCGATGTGCTGTGA